CGTTACCATggcgaccagagtcagagagcgttaGGGCAATGGAGAGACGAGATGAGAGGAGTAGAGCTgagagttttaggtctggttcacagGATTTAAGGATTGTGGGCCGATTctccaaacctctgtgaccacagagccataaaagtccaacaggttctgGTCGGTTCCTGAGTCCAGACACacagcaggagcaacacaccacacaagaACCGGTTCCACTCAGAACATCCTGGTTcctgaagaaaatccagtaaaagcCCCAGCAGACCAAACATGAATCTAGAATAATCAAGTAGTAGTGAAAGTTAGAGGTTCATTTTAATCTATAAAAgacgaaacaaaaagaaaaaccgttTGATAAAAGAGGGTGTGAGCAGCTGCTCTCTATATTTGCGCAtatcagctgtttgggattccctcCACGCTTACGTCACTGCGTTGTCTGATTGGCTACCCGTcgcattcaacaggctgcgttctcgCTGTGCTCAGGGTCAGGGAAGGTCAGGGAAGgtcagggaaaaccccacaGCCTGCGATAGTCGGGCCAAGACGATGTTGAATGTGCCGATTTTAGATCGGAGCGGTCCCAACGTTCTACCGACTGGACCTGATCAGTCGTGACACACCGCACAGTACAGGAGGATCGGTTATGATTATCACAAGAGACAatccaccccccaccccccctcaCTCagccctaaccctaaccctcagCCGCAGTAAAATTGCTAAGCCCGATTGGTCCCTGGTGGTAGAAAGGTTGGAGACCAATGTCTTAAAAGACTGAGAAAAGctatcatctgaaaatgttattatatAAGACATTGAtttatgtacaaaataaaaaggttaggCGAGCTGACGCGACCTTGGGGCCTGTGCTACTTAACTTGGAATCAGAAAGAGctgaattatattttatttcctgagatcttttgttaaaaaagtgTAATCAGTAAAATTTGTAATATTGATTCTATTTATGAGATGTTGACAATTCTTGAATGCCACGATGATCCACAGCAGGACGGCCAAAGTTACCAAGAACTTCCTCCACCAGCAGCCGCTGCCACTTCCTGATTCTGTTGAAACCAATGACATGTAAACTTCCTGTTaatcttttgcgttccctcgcagtAACGTAGCGGCTCGTTCATTCCTCACTGAATACCGACTCTTTCTGCTGTCACATGAGGATTTTCACAGGTTTCTCCGTGTATCTTAACATCTCGCCGTGAAATACCTGAagttttagatcttttttttggGACAGAAATTCATATCAGACCAGtattcaaaatgcaaaagccAAACAGGCCAAAGGCTTTCCTCTCTTTCCATTCATTCCACATTATCAGAAACTTCCtgtaagaaggaaagaaattaaaatacttccaaactatttggacCATTTCTGAGTTATTGTCACTGGGTAATAAAATCATCAGACTGTTGTgattgtgtgtctttgtgttggtctgaatggtttaaagagccGTTTTCATCTCAACTTTAttcagacataaacatgcagtgaataaatccaTTTGAATCGTTTTCTGCAGagttattaataatgttttcacTGAGGatctttaaatgtgtatatatctgaaattttaaataaacatttgggACAAAATAGAGGAGCaaatattgcttattgcaaTTGAAcgcaaaagaacattttcccCCCATgtccactagggggctctgTAGCACATCTCTTACATAACGCAGAACagcggaaccagaacctggtacCGCTGGGCTGGGTTGATCTGCAGGGTTCTGTTTCTCCACAGGGAGTTCATCCGGTGCTGGGCTGCCTGGTTCTGACTCTGGCGCTGATCCAGCCCATCCTGGCCTTGATGCGCTGCACGCCGCAGCATCCAAGGTCGGTTCCGGTTCTCaccggttctgttctgtttacCTGATGGAGGTCGGATTCTTGAACAGCTTCCAAAATTCTTCCAGTCGGGATTTTAAAACCAGTTCTGGTTCGGTTTCAGGAGGTTCCTGTTCAACTGGGCTCATTTTGTCATCATCTAACCAGGAATCCTGACTCCGCCCACagtggcggccatctttacaGGCATGATGATGGCAGGACCACAGGCTGGCTGATGACAGGTGCTAGGCTACACAAGCCCGGCTACAGGCGCACTGCTCATCCTGATGGAGCTGCAAGTCAGATGGAAGAGCGCTGCAGGTAAGAACCGGAATCGCTCAGAATCAGAACCGCAGAGCGTCTCACCAGAACGTTATTGATTGTTGAGGAAGTTTTGTATTTTCCTGAAACgattctgtttggttctggtcggATTCTGTCAGTTCTGTAGCTTTAAACTGTAACAGTTCCCTCCATGGTTCTGACCCGTTCAGAGCAGCCGTTCTTATCGAAACGTAGTCTTTCATTAGACCCTGCAAAGAGAGCAAGTGTAAATATTTCCCagcatcctcctctgacctctgacctctgtgcTGTGGTTGCAGACGGCAGCGATCCTGTGGAGTCTGACACGGTAAAGTACAGGAGCCAAAGCAGCAAGCGAAGGCGGCGTTCCTGAATGACGGCAGCTCTCCTGTTTGCAGGTGGGACGGGACGTCCTGCTGGTGGCGCTCTTCCTCACTGGGAACCTGTCCTTCCTCATCGCCCTGCTGGCCGGAATAGGACAGGCGGCGCATTCCTAGGATCTGGGTCTGCTCAGCTGTCACTCTCAGGGCTCCTTCTGTTCATCACATGTTCTGTTCTGATCCAGCTGACGATCAGTTACATGTTTGTTCTAAAGTGGAGAAACTTCAGCGCATTAAAGTTGCCGTTAGCAACCAGCTGTTTGTTTATGCAGccaaatatcagaaaataaagaaaaacaacccaaagtCACGTTTGGTTCACTTTCCACGTCAAACAAATCCTccattctgatgtttttaagaCCATCGACTAGACGGGGTTCtgatccaggttctggttctgatccaggttctgatccaggttcctctagatcaggggtctcaaactccagtcctggagggccgcagtcctgcagcttttagatgagcctctgctgcacctgaatagaataattaaggttctggagaactgatctacaccaggtGGAGGTGATTAAGTCgattcattccagtgttttgtacctgaggctcatctaaaaactgcaggactgcggccctccaggactggagtttgagacccctgatctagaacCTCTTGAGCAACGATTCATCATAAATGAAGAACATTACAGGAACTTCATCCGACTGTCAAACTGTCTACAGGGTACTACAGGGTACTACAGGGTACTACAGGGTACTACAGGGTACTACAGGGTACTACAGGTTACTACAGGGTACTACAAGGTACTACAGGGTACTACAGGTTACTACAGGGTACTACAAGGTACTACAGGGTACTACAGGTTACTACAGGGTACTACAAGGTACTACACAGTGCTCTGGTCCTGGTTCTCTCACCAGGTGGTTCCCAGGAATCTTCCGGACGGATGCCAGGAAACTCTGGAAACCCGATCACCATGACCCTCGATGTCCGCCACTGGCTCGTCACTATGGCGACCACAGAAACACATTGTCATTGGTCGTTTCCGTAGCAACCAGCCCTCCTCCCGACTCCGCCCACCTCTCCAGGTTCCACAGCTTCACCGTTCCGTCGGCGGCGCAGGACGCCAGGCTGACGTCGGACCGGTCCAGAGAGACGCCGGCCTGTGGGCGGAACGCCACGGCGCCCACGTTGGTGTTGTGTccttcagccaatcacagccgGGCCGGGAGGGGCATAAAGAAACCCGGTCAGCATATTTAACTGGACTCAGATATaaacagaagcaggaagttCCGCCCACCTCTCAGGGTCCGGATCAGGGCGCAGTCCGGGACCGACCACAGCTTGCACAGGCCGCTCCTGGAGGCGTTAGCACACTAGCATTAGCCCGTTAGCAATGGCCTCAGAACAACAGTAGCGGTCAGGGGGCGGAGCTCTTACCAGGACGCCGTGGCGAGCATCTTGGAGTCCGGACTGAAGTGGCAGAAGCTGATTGGCCGATCGTCTCCAATCTGACTGCAGAAGTTGTTCAGAttctgaagaggaagaggaagaggaagagttcGACTGAGATCAGCTGCTGAGTCTCAGGTTTCACACTGGATTTAACTGGATTCTACTGGGACAGAAGGAACCAGTTCAGGGACCAGATTTCACTGatagaaactaaaaatatttaaccagatttcaaatgtattaaactggtttaaacacaaattaatttacTTGAACTGGACTGGGTTAGAATGATTTACACTGGTTGGACTGAACTGGTTCCAGAACTGGGCTTATTCGGGTTTATAGAAAGAAGAACTGAACCAATTAATCTCCAGTTAAAACAAACTGGTTCAACTGGGTTGAACTGGTCGCTGGTCTCCTTCAGGTGTCCCTCCAGGAAAACCACGCAGAGCCCCGTCCTCGGGTCCCACACCCTGCTGAAGGCATCGAGCCCTCTGATTGGACGAGAAACAATCAGTGGGCTGATTGTTTCCATGACGACCAGAACCTGGTCGCCCTGTTTCAGACAAGTCCCACGTTTCCGCTCTGGACCCGGTCCATGACCCGTGGTACCGACTCACCCTCAGCGACTTGTGCAGCTCCTGCTGGCGGATCGTTTTCGTTGCCTCGGCAACCTCCTTCAAAGCGCGTGCAGCTTCCAGACGCCTCATCGCCCTGACAGACCAATCACAGGAAGACGTTGTGGATCTCAGCCAATAAGAGGCTGCTTAGGGTCCGGACCCAGAGCTGATTGGTGAGTCTGCTGATGACTCACCGTGGCAGAGAATATCTAGCCAACCAGAGGCGAGCTTCCTTCAGGGAGGCGGGGCCTTCATGGTACCACGTCTGCAGACACTGTGATTGGTGGAGAGAAACAAAGATTTACATTTCACACAGGAGATGCTTCACTCAAAGGAGAATTCATTTAACCGAATTTGAACCGATGGATCAGCTTGCAGTACATACTACTACTCAGTACTACTCAGTACTACTCAGTACTACTCAGTACTACTCAGTATCACTCAGTATCACTCAGTATTACTCAGTACAGAGTTAGCTAACCCTAAGCCTAGCCAGTTACATGAAACATCAAACCATATCAGGAGCTTTGTCCACGTCGAgagttaaaacatgaaaaactctGCAAAACTCTGGCAACCAAAAGTTTCTGtgacttttattaaaactcaacagacagaaatgttagagctgctgaagccacattgaattaaatctcagtttgtTGCTCATCTCTGCTCAGAgattagggttagggttagattGAACTGATcctgcagggccggtccaaggctgcATGAGGCCTGGGGCAGAATCTGACTCAGGGGCCCCTTTTGCTgctaaaacatcagcagctctaacAGCTTCTGGGTTGATTTAATctgggaggagggaggagattAACTGGCCAACCTGAAAACAATCAGTTAGAATTacagtttattcatttgtatttgtgaacaaacagattaaacatcagattgttgctatggtaacaaaacaatctgactATGAATATTGgtgtttgaacttttacaaagtaatcTTGTCAGCTgcttaaaatcttacatttaaatgttaaacaatttaaatagtttaatttaTGAAGAAACCATTAAACCAAATTCAGCAGCTTTAATcgtctcaataaataaatgttacatttatgtatctgtgtgaaaatattaacatttatggcccctgaagccctggggGCCCGATGGAGCCACTGACTTCATGTGGATTAAatagaaatgcaaataattgatatttatattttaattgtattttttgatttgttgttctTCAGACTAGTTGTGGCTTTAAATATCGTTTAACTGGAGATGTTTTCcataacatttaatatttttacacttcCTATCTACCCAACATCTTTAATACAAAAACCCGGGGGACCAGCTCGGCCCGCCGGGCTCAGCAGGTTCTCTAGGGAACCTGCAGTACCTCGTCCCGTGACCTCTTGGCTCTCTCTTCGTCCTTCCTGGATCTCTTCAGGGCGTCCGGACCGACGACAGACAGAACGCTGCGCAGCCTGGAGAGGAAAACAGTCAGTAAGGAGCCGATCGGTCGGCCCACCCAGGACAGTAAGGAGcctcctgattggctgtcaTCAGGCCCCGCCCACCTCTCTCGGCGGTCGGCCGGCCCCTCTCCGAACAGCGTGATGGGCTCTCCCAGCGCTCGCAGGCCGGCCTTCACCTCGGCGTCGTCGGTGGAGACGGTGATCTGTCGCGCTCGGCGCCGCCGCTCGAACTCAGCCAGCGCCTCTAGCTGGCGCTCGCTGACCCGCTCCTCCATCTCCATGGTCTCTCCTGTGGGGAATCATGGGAAACGGAGTCATCGGGGagtgctgccatctagtggccagGCTGGATGTCCAGCAGGGAGCAGCACCACCTGCCTATAGAACTCACCTGATGAGATGTTGATGTTTCCTGCTCTGATGCCTGCCTTCAGCGCATCACTTCCTGCGGTGGCGCTGCTGGCCGTCTCCATGGTGATGCGCTGCCGCTCCTTCTCCTCCAGGCTGCCGTAGAACACACGGCTCTTCTTCACGGCCGGAGCCGAGTCTTCCTCGTCCGACATTCTGACTCTGcagggagagaagaagaagtccTGAGATGGTGGAGGTCAGACTCTGGTCTGGGATCGTTTCGCCAAGATTGAATCCAATATGGACTTTAGCCCCGTTTTAAagcgttttattttttactcttagTATAGCATCCATTTCTAACACCACAGAGGGCAGCTGGTGTCTCCAGCTGTcaacgggcgagaggcggggtcacctggaggtcaccagtctgtcacagggcaacacagagacacacagagacacacaaccattcacacacacactcacacctagggagaatttagagagaccaattaacctgacagtcatgtttttggactgtgggaggaagccggagaacccggagagaacccaccatgcacagggagaacatgcaaactccatgcagaaagaccccgggccgggaatcgggGCGAAAGTGCAGCCAGAGTTTagctttcttttgaaaatatttcatccttcatttttaatttttcgcAGTCTGGGAGTTTATCTACAGAGGTTAGCATGTCAGACTACAACCGGTCGGCTCTTTGAGAGGCTTGTGACAGACATTATTGAAGACATTAAGTCGGTCGGGGTCACGTCTGATCCTTCTGCTAAAGAACAGAAGGTGAACTGGGATCACACACCTACACAGAACATGAAGCTACAGGAGCCTGAATGGACACAGTGAACACCATTGTCTGTGCGACAGGAGAACTTAACACAAAGACAATCAGACTGAAATATTGATGAGCCTTGAAAACGTATCGAAGCTAATCCTGTCGCCATTGAGGTGAATAAGAAAA
The sequence above is a segment of the Gambusia affinis linkage group LG17, SWU_Gaff_1.0, whole genome shotgun sequence genome. Coding sequences within it:
- the prpf4 gene encoding U4/U6 small nuclear ribonucleoprotein Prp4, whose translation is MSDEEDSAPAVKKSRVFYGSLEEKERQRITMETASSATAGSDALKAGIRAGNINISSGETMEMEERVSERQLEALAEFERRRRARQITVSTDDAEVKAGLRALGEPITLFGEGPADRRERLRSVLSVVGPDALKRSRKDEERAKRSRDECLQTWYHEGPASLKEARLWLARYSLPRAMRRLEAARALKEVAEATKTIRQQELHKSLRNLNNFCSQIGDDRPISFCHFSPDSKMLATASWSGLCKLWSVPDCALIRTLRGHNTNVGAVAFRPQAGVSLDRSDVSLASCAADGTVKLWNLESDEPVADIEGHGDRVSRVSWHPSGRFLGTTW